The genomic DNA AACATGGTCGTTGAAGATATTGCAGAGCAATATTAGCACGTTGCTCGTCTGATTCGTAGCCGGTGGTGGCGATAATGTTTTCCTGTTTGGGAGGACTTTTGTTGATCAAGGGTAGGATGGAACTAGCTACTATAAGTGCCTCATTgctgtggtcggtatggtgttggcatagcacctcggtggccgcgaattcgattctccggcattccacagaggtgtgagagatgtgtatttctggtgatagaaattcaatctggacgtggttcggaagttacgcaaagccgttggtcccgttgctgaataaccactggttccatgcaacgtaaaaacaccatacaaacaaacaaaaaaaactgtctttaggagagtaatatatatatatatatataatatatatatatatatatatatatatgtatgtgtgtgtgtgtggtatgtatatatatatatatatatatatatatatatatatatatatatacccatatatatatatatataccctatatatatatatatatatatatatatgtgtgtgtgtgtgtgtgtgtgtgtgtgtgtgtgtgtgtgtgtgtgtggtgtgtgtgcatgtgcatgtgCGTAAGATTGATAACTAAATGGGTTTCCAGTTTGCATATGCCTCGGTGATCAAGAACCAAGTAATGCCTCGTATGTTTAGGTGCCATGAAGGACAAGTCTGTTCTGCACCTTATCAGATAACGACACGAGATAAGGCATCATTTCACCTGTGGTCACTTATCGTTAACATTCAGTGCAATTTAAGCTGTAGAAGGCAGAAGTTCGTGGACTGAGGGAAACTAACCAATCCCACTGGTTTATCAGTAAAGACTGATTCTTCGATAGGTGAGTATTTGTAATAGTAAGATTCTTTTGTATAAGGCTTACTCTACTAGGATGTTTCATTATGGCAGGAGGTGAGCACTAtgaggcgcactgtaggcattgtcaaacgttctttgcagcattcccctccatggcccctagctgcagcccctttcattccttttactgaacctttaTTCATATTGCGTTCCTTCCATTTTGCTATCAGCCCTATcataacagttatttcatagtgcagccacgaggttttcctcctgttacacctttcagacctacacactctcaatttcctttccagctctgaatgacctcataggtcccagtgcttggcctttggcctaaaccagTGGTTCCCAGCCTTTTTTCAGCCATGCCCCACCTAATCACCTCTTAAATCCCAAAGCCCCCTGTggttatatataattcttatacattcacgtggaggaagcctaaaaggccattaacttggtttaaacattctcgaattgCCGCCCTTCAAAATCAAATTGCCCCCTGGTATGATGCACACCTCACGTTGGGAAACATTGGGTCCTAAACTACATTCCACTCTAAGGTCTTAAATGTCAGTCATAGTTAGCAGGATCAACTTATTAATGACAGAACACACTGTACAACAACTGCTCTTCTTAGACATTCTTTTGAATGTGGATGATATAGATATTTTGTACATAGATTGCcagtgaaaatgatgaaaaaatctaataaaaaaatgtagCCAATTATTTCATGGCACTTGCAAAGAaacagaattacataatctgaCATGTTATTTTTCTATGAATGATTTTGATAAGCATAAAGCATTGGACATTCATATTAATTTCTGTACTGTACATTGAATATGTACAAATTGGAGTATTAGAGAATATAGTATATGttttaggcattttttttaaaagatcctTCATCTCCATGAAAGGAAATAAGTTGTTGAAAAATGAGCATAGTATTCCTTTAAGTATGAAAAAAGATTCATATTTAGTAGCAAACATGGTGTGATTAGAGAAGCACCTTTGTTTGATCAGTAGTTGTATGAAAAATTTAAGATATCTAGTAATCTCCAAAGCAAAGTAGTCTACATATAGCAACACAGTAATTTGAAATTTatgcatgaaagagagagaaagagaaagtggatggttttatgataattttttttattttcaggttacATTACATTAACGATGTATGCGGAAGAAAGCTCCAGCGATTGTGAAGATGAAATGGTTCTTGACAGTGACAGTCTCTGGACTGAGAGTGATGAACCTTGGCAGGGTGTTgcaaataggaaaaaatatcttCCAAATGGAATATCTAAGGATGGACATTCTTCAGATACAGATACCTCATCTTGTGGTGGCAACATTAATTTTCATCCAACAAAAACTTCTTCTCCTTGTGTAGTTAACTCACCTGATTGCTACCTACAAAAATCAATTGCATTTACACCTTATTTAAAGATCAATGAAAGTCTGAGCTCAAGGAATGAAAATCAAACtacagaaaataaacataaaattaccGGTTTTCAGAATATTCGTATGGGATCAGTGTACCCTAGCTCTGCAAGAGCTTTGCAAAATCTACAACATTCGCCTTTTTCATTGGCTTTATTAAACCATTTTAAGTCAACCTCAGAGGACGATTCAAACTCAACTTCCAGTTACAGTGAAAGTGTAACTTCTTCAAGATATTCACGAGCTTTACAACTTCTTAGGAGGAACGAAGCAGATCAGAGATCACAGGATCCAGAGTGTTATATAGGAGAAGGGGGCAGGAAAAGAGTTGGTGGAGATTCATCAATATACAAGGCTTCTTGTTGTGAGAATGAAGACCTTTACGAATATGTTTGTAATGTTCTAAAACAAGAATGTGATGAGGATATGTGTCCAGTTCCAGATGATTTTACCACTAATTTAGAAGAGGATGATTCATCAGAAGATGTCGTTATTCGTAATAACTTGGTTAGTTTAATGTCACATACTGATAATTCTACTGACAAAGTGGCTTGGTTATCTCACTATAATAGCCTTGAGACAGAGGCTTCAAATCCAGAATGTTTAAGAAGCAATACAGATTCAAGTGAGTTTACCGAAAAAGAACCACCAACATTAGAAAGTGTGAGAAGCAATAAAAAACCAGGTATGCCGAATAATTTATCTGATATGAATTGTGTTGAAAAAGAATTTCCAAAAGTCAAGTTAATGAGCAGTGAAGATTCAAGTTTAGAGTTTCACTTACCCCCTAGTAGTATAGATATTGAGGAAAAAACTCCTGGAGTTGAactttttaaaagcaaatatgtTGAGGATGAACCTCAGAATATTGAGATTTTAAGTACTGACATGACACACTTGGTTAAAGTGCCTCATTTGTTGCATAGTAAGTTTAGTGAACACAAAACTGAAGTGGATCCAAGTAGTGTGACTCAGTTGCCACAAAACCATAGTGGAGACAAAACTCAAGAAGTTGACATTTTGAAAAGCAACGCAGATTCAAGCAAAGTGACTCATGTGTCACATAAGCACAGTGGAGACAAAACTCAAAAAGTTGAATTTTTAAAGTGCAATAAAGTGACTCCTTTTTCTCAGGGTAATTGTATCAATAAAGATACTCCAAGAGCAGAAGTTCCTAGAAAAGGGACAGATTCAAGCACAATAAATAGTTTAGcaagtaattattttgaaaagCTGAAGAATCAtgcaaatatatttcatatgagAGTGAAAGTTTTTAATTATGCCAATAGATCATTGGTATCAGGGAATCATGAGATATCCTCTTGTCTTGAGCTTTACATGGAAAGAATAAAGTCTAGTCATTGTTACAGTGCTATCACTGATGAAATTTGTCATTTAAAGAGTGCTTTAGAAGAAAATGATGCCTTAGCCAGctcttttctttatcatttctgTAGTTATATTCATTCTCTAATTGATCTTCAGTCAGGTATAACTGATTTGAATGAGTTCTTTGCTGATTTCCATTCATGTGTTACAGTTGCCGTAAAAGGTGGTATTGAGACTAAAGCGATTGAGGAGATCAAAAGTGATGGTGTCTTGCCCCTTCTTTTTCAAGCTCTAGAGAAGACCATAGTTGATGAAACAGAAGTCACTCATGGAAGTATCAGTGAAATTTTAGAATTTACACATGGCAAAATAGCCAAAGCTCATGTTGTTCGAATGCAGGCAACTGAGtctcaaaaaatatttcaagaaacgTTTTCTGAtagaggaagtttctcagatttgtatgttatatatatttggcGTATATTGAAGATTTACAGCATTGAGCAGAGTGACAGTGATGAAGTATCAGtggtgtgtttgtcagatatctTGGAAGAGTCGGGTAGGTTTGTTAATATTATGCCCATGAAAGAAATAAgtgaaaaggaaagtaaaatacaGATGTCATCAATGAAGCATTCCTTGATGACACAGAAGAGGGAAGGAATTTCAAATGAGCAAACTTTTGAATGGGCTGATTTTAGAATTGGTCAGGTGTACAGGAATGGTGTGGTTTTCTTAACAAATATGTGTGATTGGATTGAAAAACTAAAGGAGATCTCTCGAGGTGTCTGCAATTTGGAGGTGAAGAAGTATGTTAAGTTTTCCCCTTCCCTTGGCACAACGTATGGATTGCAGTTGAAGGTATGTTTGGTTACTGTTGCCCcaatttttgtatttgtattactCAGCACAGATTTTTTAATAACAGAAATGTTTCGGAAGCACTTATCACAAGGTTGGAGGGTGTTTTGTTACTCACATTTTAtttaggcagtccctggttatcggtggggtTCTGTTCCTGAGGGGGTGCctataagcaaaaactgccattaaccgaaacgcGACgatttatggcactgataactagTTATTGGTGCCATGAGCACCATTATGGCACTCTGTTAGGCATGCTATGGCGCCATTAGGCACATTAAAACCGGATTGCTGAtaaccgagtccgccgataaccagggactgcctggaATACAAGTCTCAAAAgctcttatttttttcctcaagGGAATGAAGATTAGCC from Macrobrachium nipponense isolate FS-2020 chromosome 22, ASM1510439v2, whole genome shotgun sequence includes the following:
- the LOC135198555 gene encoding uncharacterized protein LOC135198555 yields the protein MYAEESSSDCEDEMVLDSDSLWTESDEPWQGVANRKKYLPNGISKDGHSSDTDTSSCGGNINFHPTKTSSPCVVNSPDCYLQKSIAFTPYLKINESLSSRNENQTTENKHKITGFQNIRMGSVYPSSARALQNLQHSPFSLALLNHFKSTSEDDSNSTSSYSESVTSSRYSRALQLLRRNEADQRSQDPECYIGEGGRKRVGGDSSIYKASCCENEDLYEYVCNVLKQECDEDMCPVPDDFTTNLEEDDSSEDVVIRNNLVSLMSHTDNSTDKVAWLSHYNSLETEASNPECLRSNTDSSEFTEKEPPTLESVRSNKKPGMPNNLSDMNCVEKEFPKVKLMSSEDSSLEFHLPPSSIDIEEKTPGVELFKSKYVEDEPQNIEILSTDMTHLVKVPHLLHSKFSEHKTEVDPSSVTQLPQNHSGDKTQEVDILKSNADSSKVTHVSHKHSGDKTQKVEFLKCNKVTPFSQGNCINKDTPRAEVPRKGTDSSTINSLASNYFEKLKNHANIFHMRVKVFNYANRSLVSGNHEISSCLELYMERIKSSHCYSAITDEICHLKSALEENDALASSFLYHFCSYIHSLIDLQSGITDLNEFFADFHSCVTVAVKGGIETKAIEEIKSDGVLPLLFQALEKTIVDETEVTHGSISEILEFTHGKIAKAHVVRMQATESQKIFQETFSDRGSFSDLYVIYIWRILKIYSIEQSDSDEVSVVCLSDILEESGRFVNIMPMKEISEKESKIQMSSMKHSLMTQKREGISNEQTFEWADFRIGQVYRNGVVFLTNMCDWIEKLKEISRGVCNLEVKKYVKFSPSLGTTYGLQLKEGLKVFNKTEEVSYIRVRVVRVAGPMACVYGIDTGIVLAIEIGQLILLPAALLNTLPCGRLACLPVVPAPNADIAVPTLRVLVSLAYERSLAQELVSVDCSNLMVWMQVPRIALNVLHLFKRLLRISLGTPLLYDICTAVSDYLLRVTHKQEKEHLNMALSLLTSAMEMSPEIRLFLAKEGTFVTLCDLGLRLGSLQIWDSLRMLIGGKEVVESCLADFTKISQMHSRRNFKSWKLDVDPLRTAGNHNSNDPSPAVLKVAAIPTLDRNWDLEVRSAIHTRQLVPYRNSSGWCWKKQEVITANIEKFHYGHKVGVQNDETHHIILDRSVANIRMNTLLQIILGMLNTGLGGKIYIGLNHLGVIKGVKMTRNQRDCLMLGFSKLVTSEIFPMVLPCDSLIQFISVTHVGSLPPSVHADDSGSVSLNMEAFVVILTVRPQPNTLYRYRSDPEMIFIREGGITNNISMQRESQRSNAIMSRNEALQKELYLEKQALLKLILSK